In Mangifera indica cultivar Alphonso chromosome 1, CATAS_Mindica_2.1, whole genome shotgun sequence, a single genomic region encodes these proteins:
- the LOC123216158 gene encoding serine/threonine-protein kinase CTR1 encodes MEMPGRRSNYSLLSQYPDDQLSVPSSLFYESHSGDGKNNNAGKPKLDWESSSGGDYKLSQQSNRIGNLYTSSIGLQRQSSGSSFGESSMSGDYYVHTLSSAAANEIDSFNDMYKVGGGDHKAKPPKEGSSSGKSWAQQTEESYQLQLALALRLSSEATCGDDPNFLDPVPDESALRSGSASSAEAVSHRFWVTGCLSYFDKVPDGFYLVHGVDPYVWTICADLNENGRIPSIESLRSVDPSNDTSIEVLLIDRRSDPSLKELQNRVMNISCSCITTKEVVDQLAKLVCNRMGGSATMGEDDFVPIWRECSDDIKDCLGSVVVPIGSLSVGLCRHRTLLFKVLADAIDLPCRIAKGCKYCKRGDASSCLVRFGLDREYLVDLIGKPGQLFEPDSLLNGPSSITIASPLRFPRLKSAEPTMDFKLLAKQYFSDCQSLNLVFDDSLAASAVEENDNKFSMYPKHFDKMGTEKNLVQFSSSISESQYDLPPKGGRPSAHDRDTELFKSCNPTQNIIHSMNSVNDPIPLKHIPPIGHRDGQPRLALPDQIVDKAKDLRFLEGAQLIPGKPSKDFSLDVEELDIPWNDLVLKERIGAGSFGTVHRADWHGSDVAVKILMEQDFHGERFREFLREVTIMKRLRHPNIVLYMGAVTQPPNLAIVTEYLSRGSLYRLLHKPGAREVLDERRRLNMAYDVAKGMNYLHRRNPPIVHRDLKSPNLLVDKKYTVKVCDFGLSRLKANTFLSSKSAAGTPEWMAPEVLRDEPSNEKSDIYSFGVILWELATLQQPWGNLNPAQVVAAVGFKGKRLEIPLDLNPQVASIIEACWVSEPRKRPSFSFIMELLRPLIKPLTPQPGGPGFYAQ; translated from the exons ATGGAAATGCCCGGCAGACGATCCAATTACTCTCTCCTTAGCCAGTATCCCGACGATCAATTGTCCGTCCCTTCGTCTCTATTTTACGAGTCCCACTCCGGCGATGGAAAAAATAACAACGCCGGCAAACCTAAACTGGATTGGGAATCCAGTAGTGGTGGCGATTACAAATTGAGTCAACAATCAAACAGAATTGGAAACTTGTACACGTCATCGATCGGTCTACAGCGCCAGTCTAGCGGCAGTAGTTTTGGAGAGAGCTCGATGTCCGGAGATTATTACGTTCATACTTTATCTAGCGCCGCCGCCAATGAGATCGATTCGTTTAATGACATGTACAAGGTTGGAGGAGGTGATCATAAAGCGAAGCCGCCTAAGGAGGGGTCATCGTCCGGAAAAAGTTGGGCTCAGCAGACTGAAGAGAGTTATCAGCTGCAGTTGGCCTTGGCGTTGAGGCTTTCATCGGAAGCCACGTGTGGGGATGATCCGAATTTTTTGGATCCGGTTCCAGATGAGTCCGCGTTGAGGTCCGGATCAGCCAGCTCAGCTGAGGCGGTATCTCATCGGTTTTGG GTGACTGGGTGCTTATCATACTTCGACAAAGTTCCTGACGGATTTTATTTAGTTCATGGAGTGGATCCATATGTATGGACAATTTGCGCTGATCTGAATGAGAATGGTCGTATTCCATCCATTGAATCTCTAAGATCTGTTGATCCTAGTAACGATACTTCAATTGAAGTTCTTTTGATTGATCGACGCAGTGATCCTAGCCTGAAGGAACTCCAAAATAGGGTCATGAACATTTCTTGTAGCTGTATAACCACAAAAGAAGTTGTTGATCAACTTGCAAAGCTTGTCTGCAATCGCATGGG AGGTTCAGCTACAATGGGGGAAGATGACTTTGTTCCCATCTGGAGAGAGTGCAGTGATGATATAAAAGATTGCTTAGGATCTGTGGTAGTACCTATAGGCAGCCTATCTGTTGGTCTCTGCAGACATAGGACTTTACTGTTCAAA GTTCTAGCAGACGCAATTGATTTACCTTGTCGAATTGCAAAGGGTTGCAAATATTGCAAACGAGGTGACGCTTCCTCTTGTCTTGTTAGGTTTGGACTTGACAG GGAGTATTTAGTTGATTTGATAGGGAAGCCAGGACAATTATTTGAGCCTGATTCCTTGCTTAATGGTCCATCGTCCATAACAATTGCTTCCCCATTACGTTTTCCACGACTCAAATCAGCTGAACCTACTATGGATTTCAAGTTGctggcaaaacaatatttttcagaCTGTCAGTCACTTAATCTTGTATTTGATGATTCATTAGCAg cTTCTGCTGTTGAAGAAAACGATAACAAATTCTCAATGTATCCTAAGCATTTTGATAAGATGGGGACAGAGAAGAACCTTGTGCAGTTCTCTAGCAGCATCAGTGAATCCCAGTATGATCTGCCTCCAAAAGGAGGTCGTCCAAGTGCCCACGATAGAGACACTGAACTTTTTAAATCATGTAATCCCACCCAGAACATTATTCACTCAATGAACTCAGTTAATGATCCAATTCCTTTGAAGCATATACCACCTATTGGACATAGGGACGGTCAACCACGCTTGGCATTACCTGATCAGATAGTAGATAAAGCTAAAGATTTGAGGTTTCTTGAGGGTGCTCAATTGATTCCTGGTAAACCAAGTAAAGACTTTTCCCTTGATGTGGAAGAGTTAGATATCCCGTGGAATGATCTTGTCCTGAAAGAACGAATTGGAGCAG GTTCATTTGGAACTGTTCATCGTGCTGATTGGCATGGCTCG GATGTTGCTGTGAAAATTCTCATGGAACAAGACTTTCATGGAGAACGCTTTCGGGAATTTTTGAGGGAG gttacaATAATGAAGCGCTTACGGCATCCAAATATTGTTCTTTATATGGGTGCGGTCACTCAGCCCCCAAACTTAGCCATAGTGACAGAATATTTATCAAG AGGCAGCTTGTATAGGCTTTTACATAAACCTGGTGCTCGAGAGGTGTTGGATGAGAGGCGCCGTTTGAATATGGCGTATGATGTG GCAAAGGGAATGAATTATCTTCATCGGCGTAATCCTCCTATTGTTCATAGGGACTTGAAATCTCCAAATCTTTTGGTTGACAAGAAGTATACTGTGAAG GTTTGTGATTTTGGACTTTCCCGTTTGAAGGCAAACACTTTTCTGTCTTCAAAATCTGCAGCAGGGACT CCTGAGTGGATGGCACCAGAAGTTCTCCGTGATGAGCCATCAAATGAGAAGTCTGACATATACAGCTTTGGTGTAATACTGTGGGAGCTCGCTACATTGCAGCAGCCCTGGGGCAACTTAAATCCAGCACAG GTTGTAGCGGCTGTTGGTTTTAAGGGGAAGAGGCTTGAGATTCCACTTGATTTAAATCCTCAAGTAGCTTCAATAATTGAGGCTTGCTGGGTTAG TGAGCCTCGGAAACGTCCTTCCTTCTCTTTCATCATGGAATTGTTAAGGCCCTTGATCAAACCTCTTACGCCTCAGCCGGGAGGCCCAG gtttCTATGCCCAGTAG